The segment CTCTTGCCTATTTTCATCCACGATTTTAATGTTCACTCCAGGCATTGGGACACCTACAGAACCTTCTTTAATCGGCATATTATTGCGTTGTGTAGCAACTCCAGGCGATGCTTCCGAAAGCCCATAAGCATCTCTTACCTCTGCCCCAAATTTTTCTGTAAATTTGTGACGTAAGCTAACCGCTAGTGCAGCAGCTCCTGAACCAACTGTTTCTAAACTGGATAGGTCATATTTATCGGCATTTGGATGATAAAGCATCGCGTGTACCATAGCCGGAACAGCTGCAAAGGATTTCACTTTAAATTTCTCAATTACTTTGAATACCTCTTCTGCATCGAATTTATCAAAAATAACAACAGAACTTCCAAGTAGAAACATCCCATTCATAATGCCAAACCCATAAATATGCGCTAAAGGAAGTACACCAAGTGTCGTACTTCTTATTTCATCCTCCGCTCTCAGCTCTAATCCAGACATTGAATTTGAGTAGAGGTTTTTATGTGTTAACATAACTCCCTTTGGTTGACCTGTTGTACCGGATGTATATAATATAACGGCTACATCCAATTCATTTAATTTTAAAGAAGTGTTCTCATAGACTGATTGATTAGAAAGAGCCTTTTCCCATTCGATGATATCGAACTGCCCTAGTAAATCTGCCTCACTTGGTGGATCAATACATATAATTTTCGGTTTTATTGTTAAATCACTTGATGCATTTGTTAATTTTCGTAACATATTAGAGGAAGTAATAATAACTTTCGCTTCTGATTTCTTTAAAATAAAATTGATTTCATTTTCATGTAAAAGATACATAGCCGGTACAATGATGCCCCCAACGCCTAATACTCCTTGGTAAGAGAAAATAACTTCTGGACAATTAGGCATGCAAATTAACACGCGATCCCCTTTTTCCACTCCAAGTGAATGAATAAGGCTAGAAACTTTTTTAGAAATGATTTCTGTCTCACAATTTGTATACGATTTATCATAGAAATAAAGAAGGTTATACTCACCAAAATTCCCGATATTTTCACCCAATAATTTAGTTAGTAACATATTACCCTCCTAACGTTTATTTACTATTTTCATAGTAGATTTGTGTTAAAACGCTTTCATTTTAAAGGGACAACGATTGACGATTATGAGTTATTCGTATCTTTTTGTTGAGATATTGAAAAATTTATTTTTTGTTGATGCGTAATTAAAAATGCGATGCCTAGTAGAATGGCTATAATAACTGCTGAAGTTATAAATGGTGCCGACACGAGAGAGAGAAAAACCCAGCCACCCCATAAAGGTCCAAGTATTCTTCCTAAACTATCCATTGATTCTTGGAGACCTAATGTAATGCCTCGCCCCATCTCTGTTCGTTTTGATAACATCGCTATCGTAGTTGGTCGAACTAATGATTGCCCAAAACCAGTAAAAACACATCCTAAAATTGCTACCCAAATGAAGGGAGCAAAACTAATAAAACAATAACCAATTGTTGCAAAGGCTAATCCAATTTTTGTAATCGTATCTTCAGTCCATAATTCATAACATTTTTTTAGTAA is part of the Solibacillus sp. FSL K6-1523 genome and harbors:
- a CDS encoding class I adenylate-forming enzyme family protein: MLLTKLLGENIGNFGEYNLLYFYDKSYTNCETEIISKKVSSLIHSLGVEKGDRVLICMPNCPEVIFSYQGVLGVGGIIVPAMYLLHENEINFILKKSEAKVIITSSNMLRKLTNASSDLTIKPKIICIDPPSEADLLGQFDIIEWEKALSNQSVYENTSLKLNELDVAVILYTSGTTGQPKGVMLTHKNLYSNSMSGLELRAEDEIRSTTLGVLPLAHIYGFGIMNGMFLLGSSVVIFDKFDAEEVFKVIEKFKVKSFAAVPAMVHAMLYHPNADKYDLSSLETVGSGAAALAVSLRHKFTEKFGAEVRDAYGLSEASPGVATQRNNMPIKEGSVGVPMPGVNIKIVDENRQEVPVGNVGELLVQGDNVTPGYYGNEEATKMALQNGWLHTGDLAKVDEEGYLYIVDRKKDLIIRGGFNVYPRDLEELLVKHDAVLEAAVIGVPSEKMGEEIVACIVKKPNIEVSVSELIGYCQQNLAKYKTPRHVEFIHELPKNGVGKIMKIKLREQFTHLNLD